A genomic stretch from Scheffersomyces stipitis CBS 6054 chromosome 6, complete sequence includes:
- the UCR7 gene encoding Ubiquinol-cytochrome c reductase complex 14 kDa protein (Complex III subunit VII) (Ubiquinol-cytochrome c reductase complex 14 kDa protein (Complex III subunit VII) (QCR7)~go_function ubiquinol-cytochrome-c reductase activity~go_process electron transport; mitochondrial electron transport, ubiquinol to cytochrome c), whose product MASLTSVVKAADFILSRPTLSKIVNPVAKAFVAYAGYREMGLKFDDLISEESPIGQKAISRLPEGEIYARNYRFITAHQCALSHQLLPANKAVKPEEDTHYLIPYILEAEKEAFEKVELDNIQV is encoded by the exons ATGGCATCCCTTACTTCTGTTGTGAAGGCTGCTGATTTTATATTATCTAGACCAACTTTGTCTAAGATCGTAAACCCTGTAGCCAAGGCTTTTGTTGCCTATGCTGGCTACAGAGAAATGGGTTTGAA GTTTGATGACTTGATATCCGAAGAGTCTCCTATTGGACAAAAGGCTATCTCTAGATTGCCAGAAGGTGAAATTTATGCTAGAAATTACAGATTCATCACTGCTCACCAATGTGCATTGTCCCATCAGTTATTACCTGCAAACAAGGCCGTCAAGCCAGAAGAGGACACCCACTACTTAATCCCTTACATTTTGGAGGCAGAGAAGGAAGCATTTGAAAAGGTCGAATTGGATAACATCCAAGTTTAA